The Mangifera indica cultivar Alphonso chromosome 8, CATAS_Mindica_2.1, whole genome shotgun sequence genome has a window encoding:
- the LOC123223443 gene encoding uncharacterized protein LOC123223443 produces the protein MSKKVRRINHYNSKQKILLGEEGDFSFSACLARAFASATNMVATSLDSELACVTQTVKNKRLVESFFKSAREMDHHPYNEWNLVKRADKSGLVLKEKVAFSKEDYPGHHNKRGGGIKSNQQFPIRHTFIFKFCLVSSSTQSLADNFDQKNATVGDNLSSVSTNYTIFAQSNIQF, from the exons ATGAGTAAGAAAGTGAGAAGGATTAACCACTACAATAGCAAGCAAAAGATATTACTTGGTGAAGAAGGGGACTTTTCATTTTCTGCTTGTTTAGCCAGAGCTTTTGCCTCTGCCACTAACATGGTTGCCACATCCCTCGACTCCGAAC TGGCTTGCGTGACCCAGACAGT GAAGAACAAAAGGCTTGTGGAGTCATTCTTCAAGAGTGCGCGAGAGATGGATCATCACCCTTACAATGAATGGAATTTGGTGAAGCGCGCAGACAAATCAGGACTTGTTTTGAAAGAGAAGGTGGCGTTTAGTAAAGAAGACTACCCAGGCCACCATAACAAGAGAGGTGGGGGAATCAAGAGTAATCAACAATTCCCTATTCGACATACATTTATCTTCAAGTTCTGTCTCGTATCAAGCTCCACACAATCACTTGCTGATAATTTTGATCAGAAAAATGCGACTGTTGGTGATAATCTCAGCTCAGTTTCAACAAACTATACCATTTTCGCCCAATCAAATATTCAGTTCTAA